The sequence AGGAATGATTATTTCCAATTTGCTAAGATAAAGAAAAGGAAACCCTTCAGCAGAAAAACTGTTTCTCAAAAAAACAATTCATTGAATTGGACTTTAAAGCAAAAGATTACAATCGCTCAAGAATTTCAACAATTCTTTGCCACGACTGGTTTTTTGCATTTAAATTTTCGGGGGTGGCTGCAGGGCTGTCACCCTGTCGCATATATCCATGTCCTGCTCTGGGATAAATCACATAATCAAACGTTTTCCCGGCTTCTTTCATCCATTTCTCTGTTTCAGGAATCGTTGCATTGATACGCTGATCGTTGCCTCCATAAAACCCATAAACCGGAGCATTGATCTTCTGAATTTCTACGAAGTTTTTTGGAGGACTGCCGTAGAATACCAATCCGGCCAAAACCTCATCGTTATTGGTTGCGAACCGGAAAGTTTCGGAGCCTCCCCAACAAAATCCCATGATAGCAGTTTTGCCATTTGATGAAGGGTCTTTAGCAATGTATTGCAGGGCAGCTTCAAGGTCTTGGGTAACCTGATCCGGATTAAGCTGATAAATAGCATTTCGAGCGGCATCGCCTGTTGTAAAGTCGCTGGTTTTTTTGTGGTTTTCGTCAAAACTGCTGAGTAAATCAGGTGCAATGACCAAAAACCCTTTCCCAGCCAGCTGATCGGAAAAACTTCTGACCCAATTGGTTAGCCCGGCGTTTTCATGAATTACAACTACTGCCAGGGAATAGGTGCTCACTTCTGGATACACCACAAAAGCATGCAAAGTCCGGTCGCCCGATTGTATTTCTACCCATTCCTGATGCCTGGGTGAGTTTTCAAGTTGCTGCAGGGCGAAATCCTGGGCGTTCATGTTGCTGAATGCAAAAAACAAAAGAAAGGAAAATAGGATTGATTTCATATCTGATTCGTTTGGTTTATATCTTGAAAAACAGTGATATAAATAAAACGATTTTTCGATTTTATTGTTTAGGTCAATCATCAATGATTTAGCAAAAGGGATGTTATCCGTATGAAGCAAGAGTGAATATTGGAGTTAGGATAAATTGGTAAATTTGAAATGAATTGTATCGCGTTACATAATATCCATTCTGATGAAAAAATATAAGATTGCTTGTGTCCAGGCCACACCGATCCTGTTCAATAAGGCAAAAACCCTTAAAAAGGCGGTGGGTTATATTGAAAAGGCCGCTTCAAAAAACATTCGTTTGCTGGTTTTCCCTGAAAGTTTTATTCCTGCCTATCCTGCAGGACTAGGTTTTGGAACCGTTGTGGGCAGCCGCACAGAAGCGGGGAGAGAGCAGTTCAGGGAATACTGGGAAAACAGTGTGGAAGTCCCGGGTGAAGAAACCAAAGTGCTGGCTAAGTTGGCTAAGAAGTATAAAATGTACCTGGTGATGGGTGTGACGGAAAGGGATATAACCACAAAAACCCTGTATTGCACCCTGCTGTTTTTCGGTCCCAATGGCAGCCTCTTGGGCAAGCACCGCAAGCTGAAGCCCACGGCCGCGGAAAGGCTGATCTGGGGAGAAGGAGACGGAACCTCGCTGGTAAGCTTTGACACTGAGCTTGGGAAACTGGGCGGGCTGATTTGCTGGGAGAACTACATGCCCCTGGCAAGGATGGCCATGTATCAGAAAGGGGTGGAGATATACTTGGCCCCCACAGCCGATGCACGCGACAGCTGGACGGCCACCATGATCCATATTGCCATGGAAGGCCGTTGTTATGTTGTGGGCTGCAACCAGTATTTCACCAAACAGGATTACCCCGAACAACTGCAGCCTTATCTGGCAGAAGACCGCCCCGAGGTGTTGTGCAGGGGGGGCAGCATCATCGTTTCTCCCCTTGGGAAAGTCCTGGCGGGGCCCTTATACGGTGAGGAAGGCCTGCTGGAAGCGGAAGTAGATCTGGATGAGGGGGTGCGCAGCAGGATGGATTTCGACCCTGCAGGGCATTATAACAGGGAGGATGTTTTTGAGTTAAAAGTCAACGGCCAGCCTGAGATCAGGAAAGGATGAGAGATGCTGTTTTTGAATTACCAAAACTCAATTGAGCCTGATTTCGCGATTTTTATTCCAGGGCATCCTTTTTAATACCATGGCAATGCTGCAACGCCCAAAAAAGGTGACCATCATGGTTCCTAAAAATAAGACTAGGAAAAAATAAAACCT comes from Bacteroides sp. and encodes:
- a CDS encoding dienelactone hydrolase family protein; translation: MKSILFSFLLFFAFSNMNAQDFALQQLENSPRHQEWVEIQSGDRTLHAFVVYPEVSTYSLAVVVIHENAGLTNWVRSFSDQLAGKGFLVIAPDLLSSFDENHKKTSDFTTGDAARNAIYQLNPDQVTQDLEAALQYIAKDPSSNGKTAIMGFCWGGSETFRFATNNDEVLAGLVFYGSPPKNFVEIQKINAPVYGFYGGNDQRINATIPETEKWMKEAGKTFDYVIYPRAGHGYMRQGDSPAATPENLNAKNQSWQRIVEILERL
- a CDS encoding carbon-nitrogen hydrolase family protein, producing the protein MKKYKIACVQATPILFNKAKTLKKAVGYIEKAASKNIRLLVFPESFIPAYPAGLGFGTVVGSRTEAGREQFREYWENSVEVPGEETKVLAKLAKKYKMYLVMGVTERDITTKTLYCTLLFFGPNGSLLGKHRKLKPTAAERLIWGEGDGTSLVSFDTELGKLGGLICWENYMPLARMAMYQKGVEIYLAPTADARDSWTATMIHIAMEGRCYVVGCNQYFTKQDYPEQLQPYLAEDRPEVLCRGGSIIVSPLGKVLAGPLYGEEGLLEAEVDLDEGVRSRMDFDPAGHYNREDVFELKVNGQPEIRKG